AACAATTCAGAAAAAAAGATATCGTTATACTTGTCAATGCCAAACACATTTATTAACTACTATTAGGCATAATCGTATTCAAAACCAACATGCTAAATATTTCTGTAAATCGTGTCATGCATTATTACAACTTGATAAAAATGATTCCAATAATCCACAATAATGCTTTATACTTTATTGTCAAAACCATTCATATATTTTTATCAAATATCATTAACCTAAAATGAATTACACATATCTTGTAAAAACCATTTTTAGTTAAATGTATTGCTATAAAACCCAACTACAAATGAGATTAAGATGTTAAGTTACCGTCACAGCTTTCATGCTGGCAATCATGCTGATGTACTAAAACACACTGTTCTTACACTGTGTATCAATTATTTGAAAGAAAAAGATAAACCTTTTTTATATCTCGACACTCATTCTGGAGCTGGTCGTTACTTATTACAAAGTGAACACGCAGAAAAAACAGCAGAATATCAGACAGGGATCGGCCGTATCTGGCAACAAGAAACACTTCCAGAATTACTTACCCCCTATCTATCCGTTCTTAAATATTATAACCGTACAGAAACATTAAAATATTATCCAGGATCTCCCTTAATCGCTAAGCAATTACTCAGGGACCAAGATAAATTAAATTTAACTGAAATTCATTCAACAGACTATCCATTATTAAGACAAGAGTTTCTTAAAGATAAACGCGCAAAAGTCCTAAGAGAAGATGGTTTTCAACAATTAAAATCCAAACTTCCGCCACAATCGCGTCGTGGCATTATTCTAATTGATCCTTCATATGAGATTAAAGAAGACTATCAAAAAATACCGAAAGCTTTACTTGAAGGCTACAAACGTTTTTCAACAGGTATTTATTTAATTTGGTATCCGGTCGTTAATCGAACTCAATCACAAAGAATGATTAATCAAATTGTTGAATCAGGTATTAAAAATATTTTACAAATTGAATTAGCTGTTCAACCAGATAATAACCAGAAAGGAATGACCGCATCAGGTATGATTGTTATTAATCCACCGTGGAAATTACAGCAAGAAATGAAGGAGCTACTTCCTTGGCTAAGTCAGCAAATTGATCCTAATAATATTGGTCATCATATAATCAAGCAATTAGTCAACGAATAAAAAAGATTAATTATTTATTGGGCATTGATAGTTAAATTCTATCGCTTTGTTTTTATATTCTCACTTTTTTTATTGCCCTTTTTATGAGAAGCTTTAAAAATTATTAACTACAGGATTTAGATAATGACAATTCAACATTATGATTATATTGCTATCGGTGGTGGTAGTGGAGGTATCGCCTCAATTAATCGAGCAGCTTCTTATGGTAAAAAATGCGCTATCATTGAAGCTAAAGAATTAGGTGGTACTTGTGTTAACGTTGGCTGTGTTCCCAAAAAAATAATGTGGTACGGTGCACAAATTGCTGAAGCGATCAAAAATTATGGACCCGATTATGGTTTTAGTACTGAAATCAAACAATTTAGTTGGCAAAAATTAATTGAGAGTCGTTCAGCTTACATTGATCGAGTTCATCAATCGTATGATCGGGTATTAAGTAACAACAATGTTGATGTAATTAGAGGATATGCCAAATTTCTCAATGCAAAAACACTAGAAGTAAACGGTAAACAATATACCGCAGATCATATTTTAATTGCAGTCGGTGGTAAACCAACTATTCCAAATATTCCTGGAGCTGAATATGGAATCACTTCTGACGGTTTTTTTGCATTATCAGAACAACCTAAACGTGTAGCAGTAGTTGGCGCCGGTTATATTGCTTGTGAAATTGCAGGTGTATTACATGCTTTAGGTAGTGAAACGCATCAATTTATTCGCCGAGATACACCGTTACGTACTTTTGATCCATTGATTATTAATACATTAACGGAAATTATTCAAAACGAAGGATATCAACTTCATACTCAATCCATTCCAACTGCGGTAAACAAAAATAACGATGGCTCATTAACTTTATCGTTGCAAAATGGCGAACAATATGAAGTTGATTGTTTAATTTGGGCTATTGGACGTCAACCGGCTACGGATGGACTTAATCTTGAATCAACTGGTATTGAACTCACTGAAAAAGGCTTTATTAAAGTAGATAAATTCCAAAATACGAATATAAAAGGCATTTATTCAGTCGGAGACGATACTGAAGCAGCAGCGCTTACCCCTGTTGCAGTGGCAGCAGGTAGAAGACTTTCTGAACGTTTATTTAATAATAAACCAGAAGAACATCTAGATTATACTAATATTCCAACAGTTGTTTTTACTCATCCACCAATAGGCACCGTTGGGCTAACTGAACCACAAGCTATTTATGCTTATGGTAGGGAGAATGTCAAAATTTATCAGTCAACATTCACCGCTATGTATACTGCTGTAACACAACATCGTCAACCTTGTAAAATGAAACTCGTTTGTGCAGGTGAAGATGAAAAAATTGTTGGTATTCATGGGATTGGTTATGGTATGGACGAAATTCTACAAGGATTTGCAGTTGCTCTAAAAATGGGTGCAACCAAAAAGGATTTTGATAATACTATTGCAATACATCCAACCGCTGCCGAAGAATTTGTTACTATGCGTTAATACATCATGTATTTAATAAGCCAATCTAAAATGACATAGATTGGCTTAATTCGCTAATATACTCTAAATTATTCTTTCTTTTTCAAGATAAGTGTTTCAACGCTAAGTATCTTATCTAAGCGTATTAGTGGTTAATTAAATTATCGACTAATGAAATTTTTATAAAGTGCCTTCTCAAAATTAATAATCGCCGTGTTATTTGGTTCATTATTATCTTTAATATAACTATAACCAGTAATAAATTGCACAAATGCAATATATTTATTTTCTTTAAGTTTGATAAAACCTGCCAAATTATAATTGCCTTCCAAGTAGCCAGTTTTAGCATATATAGTTGATTTAAAATCACTACTTGTAAAACTCCTACGATATTGCAGCGTCCCATCAACTCCTGCAATAGGGAGCTTTTCAATTAGATGCAATGTTTCATCATTGGCAGCGATAAATTGTAAAACTGACATAAGTTTATCCGCATCTATGAGATTTAAACGTGATAAACCAGATCCATCATTTAAAACAGCATTACCTAAATCAATATTAGCTTTACTAAGTAAAATAGCTTTAGTTGCATCACTCGCACTTTTCCATGTTCCTGGAACCTTGAAATAATGAGCACCAATGGTTCTAAATATCGTATCTGCAATTAAATTATTCGATTTTTTTAACATTACAGTTAACAGTTCTGACAATGGCTCTGATTGATTAATAGCTAAAGGAACCAAGTTTTTCTGAATTGTTTTTTTTGTTTCAATCATTTTACCGGTAAATTGAATCTTTTTCGTAACAAGTTGAGATTTCAAAATACGACTAAAATAATCAAGGTTATCCATTACAGCGAATTTAAAATAGCTTTTATCCTTATTTTGCTTGATACATCCGGTTAAATGATAATGATTTTTTTCA
Above is a genomic segment from Frischella perrara containing:
- the gorA gene encoding glutathione-disulfide reductase — protein: MTIQHYDYIAIGGGSGGIASINRAASYGKKCAIIEAKELGGTCVNVGCVPKKIMWYGAQIAEAIKNYGPDYGFSTEIKQFSWQKLIESRSAYIDRVHQSYDRVLSNNNVDVIRGYAKFLNAKTLEVNGKQYTADHILIAVGGKPTIPNIPGAEYGITSDGFFALSEQPKRVAVVGAGYIACEIAGVLHALGSETHQFIRRDTPLRTFDPLIINTLTEIIQNEGYQLHTQSIPTAVNKNNDGSLTLSLQNGEQYEVDCLIWAIGRQPATDGLNLESTGIELTEKGFIKVDKFQNTNIKGIYSVGDDTEAAALTPVAVAAGRRLSERLFNNKPEEHLDYTNIPTVVFTHPPIGTVGLTEPQAIYAYGRENVKIYQSTFTAMYTAVTQHRQPCKMKLVCAGEDEKIVGIHGIGYGMDEILQGFAVALKMGATKKDFDNTIAIHPTAAEEFVTMR
- a CDS encoding 23S rRNA (adenine(2030)-N(6))-methyltransferase RlmJ, yielding MLSYRHSFHAGNHADVLKHTVLTLCINYLKEKDKPFLYLDTHSGAGRYLLQSEHAEKTAEYQTGIGRIWQQETLPELLTPYLSVLKYYNRTETLKYYPGSPLIAKQLLRDQDKLNLTEIHSTDYPLLRQEFLKDKRAKVLREDGFQQLKSKLPPQSRRGIILIDPSYEIKEDYQKIPKALLEGYKRFSTGIYLIWYPVVNRTQSQRMINQIVESGIKNILQIELAVQPDNNQKGMTASGMIVINPPWKLQQEMKELLPWLSQQIDPNNIGHHIIKQLVNE
- the dacB gene encoding serine-type D-Ala-D-Ala carboxypeptidase — protein: MLMMYFIATYSFADDKAKLAPYLPLLPKGTDISILVQSVEKNPTTIIAYQNHQFMQPASVQKLITALTAQLFLGKDFRFITRMQTDGKIINRQLKGNLIIQMSGDPTFTRTQLDEMLTVLKLKGIDKINGNIIIDTSIFKGHDKASGWSWNNLTASYNTAPSAIIIDQNYFYAGILPGKKVGDKATTSVSSLYPIKLTSDVRTIAKNSQAFEDKYCELDIISLEKNHYHLTGCIKQNKDKSYFKFAVMDNLDYFSRILKSQLVTKKIQFTGKMIETKKTIQKNLVPLAINQSEPLSELLTVMLKKSNNLIADTIFRTIGAHYFKVPGTWKSASDATKAILLSKANIDLGNAVLNDGSGLSRLNLIDADKLMSVLQFIAANDETLHLIEKLPIAGVDGTLQYRRSFTSSDFKSTIYAKTGYLEGNYNLAGFIKLKENKYIAFVQFITGYSYIKDNNEPNNTAIINFEKALYKNFISR